AATTGAGATAGTTCAACTATACTTGCCAACAAACGATGGAGGTGAAAATTGGAAACTAGAAAAAATAGAAGAAGAAATTGGTTTTAAAAAATATTTTTTATAACTAAAGAAATTGGTTTTGCTTGTGGAGTACTTGGTAGATTATTTTCAACAAAAGATGGTGGTAAAACTTGGTTGAGATGTGAAATATTTTTGAAATAGATTTCCAAGATATTTATTTTGTTGATGAAAATCATGGTTGGGCAGTTGGCGAAAGATGGGGTGAAGATTTTGGAAGAGGTATGATTGTTCACACTTCAGATGGAGGTATAAACTGGGAAATACAATATGATACTATGTCAACGGAAAGATTTAATATGATATTCTTTAAATCTATCCGAATGAAGAATACCCAAGAAGGTTGGGCATTGGGTGGTGACTATTTTGATAATTTTTCACCAACATTTATTTATAAAACCGTTGATGGGGGGAAGGTATGGAATAAATCATCCTCCATTGATAGAGTTGGCTGTAACCTTGAAATTGCGAATATTGATACACTATGGATTGATGGATATGGAATTGGACCGCTTTCAACATCTACCGATGGTGGACTTACATGGATGACGTATAAAAATGAATACAAATATATTGGCAAAATATCGCCAATTAGTGGAGCTATAGGGTGGGCTTTTTTTAATGATATAAATAATCAAAATAGAAGTGCCTTGTTATACACTTATGATAGAGGGAAACATGGAAAAAAGATCTAACTATAAGTGGAGTAATTGATATCGTTCAAAAAGATGGATATATATGGATAGTTGGTCAAAACGGTTTAATTATGAAAAGGAAAGAAATTATTTCATCAATTGATAAGCATGAATATTGTAATAATAGTTATAAATTATTTCCAAATTATCCCAATCCATTTAATCCAACAACTATTATAAGTTACTTTTGCCTATATACACAGATATCGAAATAAAGATTTTTAATGTTATAGGGGAAATTATTAATGAATTTGTTTTTTATAATCAAACACCTGGAATTCAAACGTTCAGTTGGGATATAAGTAACAATTTACATATCTCATCAGGAGTCTATTTTTATCAAATTACGTTTATTCGAAAAAATAATAATGACATAATTAAAAAATCAAAAATGTTACTTTTAAAGTGAATATTTAAAAGGAGAGAAAATGAGAAATCTGATAATAATTAGTAATGTAGTAATAATCACATTTTTTTTGTTTAATAAAACGTTTGCTCAAGAAAAAATATATAAACTTGATGAATTAGTTAAGCAAAGTGATTTAATTGTAAATGCAAAAGTAATATCTATTACCCTGGTTTGGCGCAGATGATAGAATATATAGCGATATAAGCTTAAAAATAACAAAAGTATATAAGGAAAACAAGAAGGATTTAAGAATTTAAAGTTTAGTTTTCTTGGTGGAAGAATTGGAACAAGGGGAACCACAGTGCTTGAATATCCCCATTATGAAAATGATGTAGAATCAATGCTATTTCTTAAAAATTTTAATGCTGATAATAGTGCTAAAAATGCATTTATGCCAGTTGGTTTAACTCAAGGGAAGTTAGACTTTCGGTATGAAAATAATAAGATTTATTTAACAAGAGATAAAAATTGCAATTTTGATTTGGATATTAAAATTAATAATAAAACAAAAAGTTTTAATAATGATGAGAAAGTATTTATTGATGAATTTGAAACTTATTTAGAATTGCTAATTAATAACTAGAGAGGGCAAAATGAAAAAATATTGTTTGCATTTTTTTTGAATATTTAACTTTATACAAATAATTTATTGTGAAAATTATTTGGGAGGCACAAAAAGGTTCTAACACTTTATTACACTGGAATTCCCAGAGCATACATTATAGAGTAGATTTAAATGGTGCTGTTGATAATGGTTTAGACTATAATGCCACTCGTAACCCTAATTAATGCAGGATATTCCACTTGGGAAAATGTCTCATCAAGTACAGTTACATTTATAGATGATGGCTCTGTAACTGGGAATAGATCTCCATCCGATGGAATTAATGGTCATTATTGGATTTATCCACCCGATGCTCTATTTAATATAAATGGGATTTTTTATGACGATCCCAATACACCTAATAATGAAGCAGCTTCAGCTCTTACAATTATTGAAGACAATAATTATATTATAACAGATGTTGATATTGTTTACAATGGAAATAAAGAATGGTTAGGCAATAATCATTTAATATGGTGGAATGAAGTTCAGTCTGTTGCTATACATGAAATAGGCCATTCTTTAGGAATTGCACATGCAGACATTGGATTAAACCCAATTCCAGTAATGACAAAATCTTGTTTGCCATCAAGTGATAGACGAACTTTGAAATTTGATGATATTGATGCTGTTTCTTTTTTATACGGGGGCAATTTAATAACAAACGAAACATTTTCTGATACTGATTATTATAATTGGAATTTAACAGTAATGCCTGGTGTTACTTTAACAATAAATTCTGGTACAACATTAAATTTTAACAATAATGCGTCATTAACAATAAATGGTATTTTGGATGTAAATGGTGCAACTTCCAGCAAAGTGAATTTTAATTTCATCGCGCAAAGCTCAAGTCCAACAAATGGGATTAAAGTAAATTCATCGGGTTCAGTTGATATTCAACATGCAAATATTTATAATGCAAGATATGGTGTTTATTCAAATCAAAGCGATGTAAATATAAATAATAGTAATATTCACCATTGTTTCTATGGTTTATATTTTCTAAATACAAATACTGCTTCTTCAAATCCAATTGTAACAAATACCTATATTCAAAATAACACAAATTATGGTATTTACTTGTATAGGTCATCACCCACAATAGATAATAATAAAATAGAAAGTAACGGCTCAAAGGGAATTTATGCAGAGACCTATAGTGATCCGGAAATAACAAAAAACACAATTAGATCAAACATCAATGATGCCATTTATGGATATTTATATAGTGATTTAGATTTTTATAAAAGCGGCGGTGGTAAAAATTTAATAACAAATAATTCAGGTGGTATAAAGATCGCCTATGGTTCAACAACTTATTCAGGCGCAATACCTAGTCCTGGTCCAGGTTATAATAGTATCTACTCTAATACCGGTTATGAGGTTTCTGCAATTAGCAGCAGCAATGCATCGATGATGACAAATTATTGGGGAGCTTCTTCACCGCCCGCAGGGAGAATTTTATGCAGATGGAACAAGCAGTTATAACAACACTTACTATTTTTCCAGTGATAACGGAGCTGGTTCAACATTACCAAAAACAGTATTTAACGAAAATGATATAAATCTTGCTTATTCTTATATGGATGAGAAAAATTATGTAGAAGCAGAAAAGATATTCAAGAAAATAATTGAGGAAGAATTTAATCAGAATAATTCTGTTTATGCAACTATTGGTCTTAGTAAGTGTTATGATAAATCGAATAAAAAAGGATTTAAAGAATACTTAAAAAATAATGTTCAAAATAAAATACAAGATAAGAATGATAGCAAACTTACAATCAGTCTCGAATTAGATGCTTATTGGTCAGAAAAGGAAGGTAATTATTCAGAGGCAATAGAAACATATAATAAACTTCAAAATGAATTTATTGATAATAAAGAAGTCTGGTCAAATGCAAAAATGAATGAAGCTTTGATTTACTTAGACAGACTTGGTGATAAGAAAAAAGCAGAAGCATTATTTTCAGAATTGTTAAGCAAAAATAACGATGAGCATGTTTCGCAATTTATTAACACATGTTTAACTGAATTTAATACAGCAAATATTGTTAACAAGAAACTATTTGAAAATAAAGAAGACGAAAGCAATAATAATGAAATTGTGTTAGATTCTTACGAACTACTGGGCAATTATCCAAATCCTTTCAATCCCACGACAAAGATAAAATACAATTTACCATTTAATTCAAAAGTGGAGGTAACGATTTACGATATTATGGGAAGAGAAGTAAAGTGTTTTAGTGATATTTCAAATGCTTCCGGTGTTTATGAACTTGAGTGGAATGGAACAAATAATTATGGTGAACAAGTCTCAAGCGGAATTTATCTCTTGAAATTCAATGCTAATTCTGTTGAAGGAAACAATAAGAACCTTTCAAAAACATTAAAACTTATGCTATTAAAGTAAAACTCGTTAAAATTAATCTATGCTATCATAAAATTAAATGTGGTAGCATAGAACTTAATATTTTTTGATTATTCATTTTTTTGAAATACCCCCAAGAAAGCTAGTAAATTACATTAAGTTTATCTTACAATAATTTAGAATGTTTTGACTTTGTTTTCACTATTTGAGATATCACCTAAAGAACTATAATAATCGTTGCTCCCGTACTACATCAAAATGGACAATTAAAAAGTTATTATTAAATAAAATTTACTTTAATAAAGATTTTGATTTGATCATATATTGTGATTTAAATGCAAAGAAAGGATAAAACATCATTTAAAGCGCTAAAATTTAGGTTATACTCAACAATTATTTAATAAAGGTCTTATCCTCAACAAAAATAAATATAACTTTAAATCGAAAAAAAACGGCATTAAAACGATTTTATCTATTGTAGCTTTTTCATTTACTAATTATATTATTTTAATTGGAATAAAAATTAATTCTTTAATTAACTATTTAATGATTCTGAATAATCAATTAAAATGGTTATAAAATGAATGTTAAAGATACATATGGCTCAAAAGCTACATTAGAATTAATTAAAAACATTGTTTTGGACAATAATGAAATTGCACTAAATTATTTTTTATCCAATAGAAAAGTTATTGCTTATAATAATAAACGAATCCTTCTCCCGGAATTCCTTAAAAAACTAAGAGACAATAATTTCTATGCAATAATTACAATATCACGCAATGAACAGCATCTGGAAGAAAAATTAGATTTAACCTATAACAGAACACTGCAAAAGTTTTCGGTATTACAAACGAATCAAGAAAAAATAGAAGGGCCGTACTGCAATAACCAATACCAAGAACTGCTAAATCAAATATTGGAATACCAAAAGCAAAAAAAGGAAACAACCCAGATTGATATAGAACTTAAAATAGAAGAACTTCTAAAAAGAATGATAATTAGACATATAAAATATTCTTGGCTGGAAGTATGCAGAATGTCAAATAGATTGTATCAAAGATACAGATGGGAGTTACCAACTGGAACAATTGAACTAAAAAAACCACAAGGAATTGATGGCCGTGAATTTACCAATTGGTTGAACAAAAATATTAAAGATCCAAATCCATTGCAAAAAAATGAAAAATACCGGGTTCAAAAAGAAATAGACGATTGGTTCGGACATTACTTAGAAGTTGATTATTCAGATGTAGAAAACAATCATAATAAAAATGAAAGTATTTATTCGGAATCAGAAAAGTATCCGGAAAACTTTACAGAACTAATTGCGGATGAAAAATCAAAATCAGCGGATCAGCAAAGACCGGCAATCAGAAACCTAGGGAAAGAGAAAATTAAAGACTTAGTTGTAAGAATTTTAGAAGATATTTTATATGATAAGAAAAGCGATATAAAAATCGCACAAGAATTTGGAATTACAAAAGCAACTTATAGCAGATTTGCGGGAAGTGATTGGAAAAAGAATGAACGTGGGGAAGTGCCGGATCTTTGGAAAAACATTGCCAAAATAATAATGCAAAATCCGATACTTACGGAACTAACAGTTTCCCTAGGAATAAAAGCAGTTGTAAACAGAATTTTAGAAAAGAGTGTATAGGTTAAATTATGAGTAATAATAATTTATATTTTATACCGATTTTAATAAATGCAATGGAAAAGGAAAATCAAATAGAAGCAATTAAAAAAGCATTAATTGAGATACAAAACTTAGGCAAGCAAGACAGTTATAAAGAAGGATATGAGCAGTTTAATCAATTTCTTTTAAGCGGTTATGATCAAAATAAAAATATAACAGCATCAGATTTAAGAGAGTTAGTTGTAAAAATAGTTACAAATGAAATTAATTTATCAGAAACAAATAAAATAACAATACTCTCAAAAATTAAAAAAGAATATAAATTAGAATATGAGAAAATATTTGAAGCATTTAAAAATAAAGACGCAATTGAGATTGAGATTTATAAAGACGGACAGTTATTTAATCAAATCTCAATTAATGAAAAAATAAAAGAGTATAACATTACGAATATAGAACCCGGAGACTATGATATTAAATTATCTAACGGAAGAATATTACTAAAAGAACAATTAACTAACGAACAATTAGTATTAGATTTTAAAGGACAAAAGTTCAAATATAATTTAGCCGCAGAAACTGATGAAATTGAACAAAAGCCAAGTCTAGTTTTTGAACTAATAAAAGATGAAATAAAATTAGAAGTATACGCCGGATTAGAATACGGAAAAATTAAAATTCGAACAGAATAGAAATGAATGATAATATTGGACCGGAATCAATAGGCAGAGTTAATACAGTCTTAGTTGCCAATGAAGGCAAAGCAATTATTACATCTATAATTGCCGGCATATTAGAAACAAATCTAAGTGAAAGAATAAAATTCACCGGGTTAGTTGAATTTGATCCTAAAATACAAAACCACATAATACAAATAATAATACCACACTTAGATGATATACTTCAAAAATTCGGAATAGAAAAACAAACATATTCATTATCGGTAAAAAATATAAGTGCAACATCTTCGAGTGATACGGAGTTTGTAATAAACGGATACTCAGCCGATGCAACACTATTCTTAGCATTGCTATCAGCTTCATTAAAACTAAAAATTGATTATCAAACTGTAATTACCGGGCATATATCATCAGAAAAAGGAGATATATCCCAAGTCAAAGGACTTTCAGAAAAACTTGAGACAGTAGTATTTGAAAATAAATATAAGAATTTTATATACCCGGCAATGGATGGGGACAATTCATTAAAAATATTAAAACCAAAAGAATATGATACGTCCAACACAAAACTAAGAAAGGAAAGAACAAATATAAATCTCATTGAAGTAAAAAATACGTTTGAACTAATACAAAAAGCAGTCGCAACAGAATCAATAGTTAATAGTTCTCTTGATATGAATTATTTCGAAAAACAAAAAATAACGGGCGAAGAATATTCAGATCAAATATTTAATTACCTAGTAGATGAAAACAATAAAAGATTCTGGAATGTGATTGAAGAGTTGATGTTTTCAAAAAGAATAAATCAAGTACATCATTTGATAAATAAATATTTGAAATATTTTATAAATAATAAAAAGTATCCCAATAATTTTGGAATACAGTTAAATAAAATTATCAGATCATTACCTTTATCGACAAAAAAGATGGCGAAACTATTTCCAATAGTACCTAAATCAAAATACTTGGAACTCATACAGTACGCAGAAGAAGATGAATTTGAAGATATAACAAAACTTCATGAAATAGCTTTTTACGATAAAATAAAAACTAATTCATTGGTGAATAAATTAGATGAAAATTGGACTAAAGAAAAAAGAGAAAAACAAATAATAGATTACGTACTTGAAAAAATAAACCCATATAACATTGACACAAATTTATTATCAAGAATAGATGAAGCAAGGGCAAAATATACATTAGACAAAAATCAAGTTGAAACATATGAAGAACTAATTGAAACGATAAGCAGTTTTTACCTTTTTGTATTAAAAGAAACCAATAACTCAAATATGAATATCGATGAAGAAAAACTTCAAATTGAAGCACTTAATTTATTCCGGAAAACATACAAGTACAAACATGAATACCAACAAGCAATAATAAACGCATTAAATGGGTTTGAAGGAGGGATTAGAACTATACTTGATGATATTACAAAGTATATTAAAACAGATACTAAAGAAAATTATGTTAACGCAGTGATAAATGAAATTGATCCCACGAATTATGAAATCAAAAAATCTTTAATACTAGAAATAATGAGTAGGGAAAAAGGTGACTTAAAAATCAACTCAGAATTACTAATCCCGGATAAATATATTGATGATTATATTGAAATAATCAGAACATATTCACAAAGCAAAGAACAACTAAACAAAATATTTGCAAGATTATAAAAGGAGGATGAAGTGAGCATCTTAAAAAATATACTTGAAGAATTAGACGAAACATATATACTGGAACATGTAACAAAAAAACACGACGAAGCAAGAATACAATACCGGATATCAAGCATAACCGTACCAAACGACTTCACATTTGATAACTTAATAGCAGATTATTATAACTATCATTTTACAAAATGCATATCAAACGGCGGGTCATTACCAAGAGCAGAATCAGCCGGAAGGGCAAAAGAAATAATAGAAAAACAATATAAAAGAAAAGGACTTGATAAACTCAATGCATATTCCGATGGAAGAACCGGAATGAACGGAGGCATGAGACTAATACTGGATATCATCATGGAAGCGATGAAAGAAGAAGCAGTCGAAAGACATTTCAGAGATGTAATAGACAAATACATAACCCCAAGCAGTTGGAATGAACAAGTAGATATAATTAAAGAAATATTAAAAAAAATAAATGACTCACCTTATTTGGATAGAAATAATCCGGAAAGATATGCCAGAAACTACGAAGAACTGATTAAATTACTTGTAGAACAAATTAAAACAGAATCAAGATTATTCAGAAGAATGTAAAAATGACGAAGCTAAAAATATTATTAAATGAAATTGAATATGGCAATAACTGGAAAACCTATGAACTAAAAATCGAAGAAGTAATTTCAAATTACAATCTGCGGGAAAATACTGTAAAAACATATGCTGAATATAGAAAACTGCTCGCAAATTTTATGAAACAAATATGGGCGGCTTTCTTTGATAATCCAAATTCAATAAATCAAATTGATGAAGGTATTTTAATAAATAAAGCATTAGAAACATTAAAAAATACTTATCACGATGATACAGATTTAGTAGTATTTAAAATAATGAATACCGGAGCAGAAGGAGGAGTATATCAAGTATTAAAGACACTGGCAAAAAATTGGATAAATAATTTATATAACCAACACATTAGATTAAAGGTCAGCGAATTTGTGGAAAAACTAACTTGGCAAGAAAGAGAAACCACAGCAAGCGAATACTTGAATGAATTCAAAGATATACTTCCTAGCAATTATGTAAATGATCCTTTGCAATTGGCAATATCATTAAAAAACATTTTGATTGAACATCCCAAAATGATTAAACGTATAAATGAATTATCAAATTTAAATTCATAAAACCCCCACTGCAACAAA
The sequence above is drawn from the Ignavibacteriota bacterium genome and encodes:
- a CDS encoding right-handed parallel beta-helix repeat-containing protein, with the translated sequence MPLVTLINAGYSTWENVSSSTVTFIDDGSVTGNRSPSDGINGHYWIYPPDALFNINGIFYDDPNTPNNEAASALTIIEDNNYIITDVDIVYNGNKEWLGNNHLIWWNEVQSVAIHEIGHSLGIAHADIGLNPIPVMTKSCLPSSDRRTLKFDDIDAVSFLYGGNLITNETFSDTDYYNWNLTVMPGVTLTINSGTTLNFNNNASLTINGILDVNGATSSKVNFNFIAQSSSPTNGIKVNSSGSVDIQHANIYNARYGVYSNQSDVNINNSNIHHCFYGLYFLNTNTASSNPIVTNTYIQNNTNYGIYLYRSSPTIDNNKIESNGSKGIYAETYSDPEITKNTIRSNINDAIYGYLYSDLDFYKSGGGKNLITNNSGGIKIAYGSTTYSGAIPSPGPGYNSIYSNTGYEVSAISSSNASMMTNYWGASSPPAGRILCRWNKQL
- a CDS encoding T9SS type A sorting domain-containing protein, coding for MDEKNYVEAEKIFKKIIEEEFNQNNSVYATIGLSKCYDKSNKKGFKEYLKNNVQNKIQDKNDSKLTISLELDAYWSEKEGNYSEAIETYNKLQNEFIDNKEVWSNAKMNEALIYLDRLGDKKKAEALFSELLSKNNDEHVSQFINTCLTEFNTANIVNKKLFENKEDESNNNEIVLDSYELLGNYPNPFNPTTKIKYNLPFNSKVEVTIYDIMGREVKCFSDISNASGVYELEWNGTNNYGEQVSSGIYLLKFNANSVEGNNKNLSKTLKLMLLK